Below is a window of Shinella sp. PSBB067 DNA.
AGCGAGATGAGGCCGGTGAAGCCTGCCGCAATGGCCGCGATCGCCGCCTTCTGCTCCGTGTCGAGCTGGCTGAAGGTAAGGTCTGGCTGACCGATGAGGCGTCCGCCGAAGATTTCCTGCAGCATGGGCGAGGCCATGCCGATCACGCCGATGCCGGCCGATACGTTGAGGCAGAGCACCAGCCAGATCAGCCAGAACTGCGCCGTCTTGTGCGCGTCGCGCAGATGCACATGCCGGTTGGTGATCATCGTCGACTTGGAGACCGGCGGTGTCCAGCCCTCCGGCCGCCAGCCGGCGGGCGGGATGCGGTAGCCGAAGGCGCCGCCCATCATGAAGCAGAAATAGATCGCCGCCATCACGAGGAAGGTCTGCCAGACGCCGACCGACGTGTCGGTCTTGAAGACGTTCATCAAGAGGTTGGCGAGCGGGGCACCGATCATCGCGCCGCCGCCGAAGCCCATGATCGCCATCCCGGTCGCCATGCCGCGCCGGTCCGGGAACCACTTGATCAGCGTGGAGACCGGCGAGATATAGCCGAGGCCGAGGCCGATGCCGCCGATGACGCCCGCGCCGAGCCACATCAGCCACAACTGGTGCGTCATGACGCCGATCGCCGCCACGACGATACCGCCGCACCAGCAGCAGGCAGAGACGAAGCCGGCCTTGCGCGGGCCGACGCGCTCCAGCCAGCCGCCCCAGATGGCCGCCGAACAGCCGAGCAGCACGAAGAACAGCGTGTAGATCCAGCCGAGGTCGGCGACGCGCCAGTTGCAGCTCGTGGTGAAGAGCGCGGACACGAGGTTGAGATCGGCGCAGGCCGGATCGGCAGCACCGGAAATGGCCCTGGAGAGCGGCAGCCAGAACACGCTGAAGCCGTAGGCCATGCCGATGCACAGATGGATGGCGAGCGCGGCCGGCGGAACGAGCCAGCGGTTGAAGCCGGGCCTGGCGATGATGCGCTCCCGGTCGAGGATGCTGCCGGAATAGCCGCCGGCATAGGTCTCGGTCGATACAGTCATGTGTCTCCTCCGCAGCGCACCCCTCTGATGCGCGGTATGGTATTTGCGGGAACGAACGCGAAACCTTCCGCATCTGCGTGCGGACGAATGCCGGCGATCCTCCCGCCGGGTCCGTTGCAAGGCGCGTGCCAGGGCCTGCGGCTTTACAAATCAATAAGTTGCGAGTGACGACGGGAAGAAAAGCCGGACATTTTGTCCGGCCGACAGACAAAATGTCCGGCTATTCCGCTTCCGGCAGCCAAACCGTGAAGGTGGCGCCCTCGCCAGGGCGGCTGGCGCAGGCGATGGTCCCGCCCTGCCGCCGCACCAGCGTCTGGCTGATGGAGAGGCCGAGGCCCGTGCCGTCCTGCCGCTTGGTGGTGAAGAACGGGTCGAACACCTTCGCCGCCACGTCGGGATCCATGCCGATGCCGGTGTCGCTGACGACGATCTCGACGCCGGGCCTCCCGTCGCGGTCGCTGTCGCGCGTCGTCATGGCTAGCCTGCCGCCGTCGGGCATGGCGTGGATGGCGTTCACCACGAGGTTGACGACCACCTGCTGGAGCTCCGTGCGGTTCATCAGCACCAGCCGTCCGGCCGTGTCCGTGAGCGTCACCTCGATGGCCGCCCGGGCGAGCAGGTGCTGGACGAGCGGCAGGCAATCGGCCACCGCCGCGCCCGGCGCGTGCCGGTCGACGAAGCCGGCGAATTCCTCCGGCTTGGCGAATTGCAGGAGCTTCGTCACGATCTGGCTGATGCGCTGGATCTGCTCGTCGAGAAGCTGGAACTCGACCTTGGCGAGCTCCGCCCTGTCACCCACCACGGCGCGCACGACCTCCAGGTTGCCCTGCATGACGGCGATGGGATTGTTGATCTCGTGGGCGACGCCTGCCGTGATCTCGCCGATTGCCGCCAGTTTCTCCGACATGATGAGCTGCTTCGTCGTCGCCTCGAGCTGCCGGTTGGCGAGTTGCAGCTCCCGGGTGCGCTCGTCGACGCGGGCGTTCAGCTCCTCGTTCCAGCGCCGCAACTGCCGGTCGCTCCGTTCGAGCTGGTCGAGGAGATCGTCGAGATGCACGGCGACGCGGCCGATCTCGTCCCGGCTGCCGACCGGGCCGGTGCGGGCACCAAGATCGCCGCTCTCCACCTTGGCGATGGTCGCATCGACGCGCTCCAGCGGCTCGAAGATGCCGCGCGCCCAGCGCAGGAAGATCGGCACGCTCGCCGCCGTGATCGCGAGGAACGCGGCGACGATGGTCAGCACCGTCTGGTGCTTGGCCGCGGTGAAGGGCGCCTCCAGAAACCCGACATAGAGCATGCCGACCCGCTTGCCGCGGCTGTCCTCGATAGGCTCGTAGGCGGAGATGTACCAGTCGTTGACCACGAAGGCGCTGTCGAGCCAGGTCTGCCCCTCGCCGAGCACGGCCGAGCGGACGGCCGCCGACACGCGCGTGCCGAGTGCCCGGCGCCCCTCGAAGAGGCGTACATTCGTGCTGATGCGCACGTCGTCGAGAAACAGCGTCGCCGTGCCCTGGCTGCCCTCCGGCAGGCTCGCCTCGCGGTAGACGAGATCGTTGATCGTATCGATGAAAACGAGGTTCTGGTTGAGCAGGATGCCGCCGACAAGCACGGCCTCGCGTCCATCTCCAAGGTTCACCGGGCTGGCGCTCTGCACGACCATGCCGCGCGTCTCCTCGGTTCGCTCGGTCGGAACGGCGTTCGGCGTCGGGACGAGCGGCACGCGCGCGCGGGCGGCAAGGTCGAGGGAGAGCGTCTGCAGGTCGGCATTGTCGAAAATGTCGATGCCCGTCGAGGGCCGGCCCGCAAGCGCATCGCGGATGACGGGCCAGTCGGTGCGAAGCGCGCCTGCGGTCTGTCCCGTGACGGACGCCATGAGCCGGCCCTCCCTGTCGATCACATAGAGGAAATCGAGCTCCAGCCGCGCCCGCGCCTCGTCGAGGAGGGCGTCGAGCGCGGCCCCGTCGCCGGCGGCCTCCCGGAAGCGTACCGAGCCACCGAGCGCGGTGACATGCTCGCCGGTATTGTCGAGGATATGGGCGAGATACTGATGTGCGATGGTGAGGTCGCCGTTGACCTTCGAGATCAGCGCCGCATCGAACTTCGCGTTCCAGCGATAGACCGTGACGCCGAGCAGCAGCGGCAGGATGACCAGCATGGGCAGGAGCGCGATGGCCAGCAGCCGGTAGCGGACGGACCGCGCCGGGCGGATGCTATGCCCGCGGTCACCCATCCCAGGCGGCCAGTTTCCGGTCGATGGTCTTGCGCGAAATGCCGAGCCGGCGCGCCGCCGCGTCGCGCTGCCCGTTGCAGGCGGCGAGCACGGAAAGAATATGCCGGCGCTCGACATCCGCCAGCGAGCCATCCTCGCCCTGCGTCGGCGCTGCCCCGCCCGGCCCGAAGCCCTCGGGAAAATGGCCGAGGATCAGCGTGCGCTCGATGAGGTTGCGCAATTCGCGCACATTGCCCGGCCAGTCGTAGGCCGCAAGCGCCCGCCGCGCCGCCGCGTCGATGGGTACGGCCGGCATGGCAAGCTGCGCGGAAAGCTTCTTCATGAAGAGCGCGGCGAGTTCCACCGCATCACCGTCGCGCTCCTTCAGCGGCGGCAGATGGATCCGCATCACGTTGATGCGGAAGAAGAGATCGGCGCGGAAGCGCCCGGCCTGCACCTCCTTCTCCAGTTCCGCATTGGTGGCGAAGACGAAACGCAGGTCGACCGGCACCTCGCGTTCGGAGCCCACCGGCCGGACCTTGCGATCCTCCAGTACGCGCAGCAGCTTGCTTTGCGTGGCCGGCGGCATCTCGCTGATCTCGTCGAGGAACAGCGTGCCGCCCTGCGCATGCAGGAACAGGCCCTCGCGCGCCCGCTCGGCGCCCGTAAAGGCCCCCTTC
It encodes the following:
- a CDS encoding OFA family MFS transporter, translated to MTVSTETYAGGYSGSILDRERIIARPGFNRWLVPPAALAIHLCIGMAYGFSVFWLPLSRAISGAADPACADLNLVSALFTTSCNWRVADLGWIYTLFFVLLGCSAAIWGGWLERVGPRKAGFVSACCWCGGIVVAAIGVMTHQLWLMWLGAGVIGGIGLGLGYISPVSTLIKWFPDRRGMATGMAIMGFGGGAMIGAPLANLLMNVFKTDTSVGVWQTFLVMAAIYFCFMMGGAFGYRIPPAGWRPEGWTPPVSKSTMITNRHVHLRDAHKTAQFWLIWLVLCLNVSAGIGVIGMASPMLQEIFGGRLIGQPDLTFSQLDTEQKAAIAAIAAGFTGLISLFNIGGRFFWASLSDKIGRKNTYYTFFILGIVLYMAAPTLADMGSKALFVLSFGIILSMYGGGFATVPAYLADIFGTQFVGAIHGRLLTAWATAGIVGPVVVNYIREAQIAAGVAPGPELYSGTMYILAGMLALGLVANVLVRPLSEKWFMSDEEVASLQAKTAAANAGPTGSFGIGKGSLDGKAVLAWAIVGLPLLWGIWVTLKSTAALF
- a CDS encoding cache domain-containing protein, with amino-acid sequence MGDRGHSIRPARSVRYRLLAIALLPMLVILPLLLGVTVYRWNAKFDAALISKVNGDLTIAHQYLAHILDNTGEHVTALGGSVRFREAAGDGAALDALLDEARARLELDFLYVIDREGRLMASVTGQTAGALRTDWPVIRDALAGRPSTGIDIFDNADLQTLSLDLAARARVPLVPTPNAVPTERTEETRGMVVQSASPVNLGDGREAVLVGGILLNQNLVFIDTINDLVYREASLPEGSQGTATLFLDDVRISTNVRLFEGRRALGTRVSAAVRSAVLGEGQTWLDSAFVVNDWYISAYEPIEDSRGKRVGMLYVGFLEAPFTAAKHQTVLTIVAAFLAITAASVPIFLRWARGIFEPLERVDATIAKVESGDLGARTGPVGSRDEIGRVAVHLDDLLDQLERSDRQLRRWNEELNARVDERTRELQLANRQLEATTKQLIMSEKLAAIGEITAGVAHEINNPIAVMQGNLEVVRAVVGDRAELAKVEFQLLDEQIQRISQIVTKLLQFAKPEEFAGFVDRHAPGAAVADCLPLVQHLLARAAIEVTLTDTAGRLVLMNRTELQQVVVNLVVNAIHAMPDGGRLAMTTRDSDRDGRPGVEIVVSDTGIGMDPDVAAKVFDPFFTTKRQDGTGLGLSISQTLVRRQGGTIACASRPGEGATFTVWLPEAE